AAATAGAACGAATCGGTGTTACACGAAGAGGTATGCCTTCCTTACGAATCCAGGAGGCGGTCAAAAACTTTTTGGATGCAAACGGAAACACCGTAATGATTGAAAAAGTTTCTCAGAACCTTTTGAAGGACGGTTGTTTCGCTCTCAAAAATCTGGCGACATCCATCCATGAATTGGTGTCTAAAAACCGTGTGAATCCGGATCTGATCATCCGAATCAACGAAAAGGATTTTCCTAAGGCTTCCGCCGAATTCAACGGCAGAAAATTCGGCGAAAGTTTGGATCGGGTTACTGAACGATGCATAGGAATCATTCAAGATTTTAGAATGAATGCCTTGCTAGGTATGGATAATTAATTTTAATTATGCAAAATGACCCCTATTCTACTTGGCGTTGCCGATACAATTGAATCCGAATTCAATGCAGAGGAATACAAATCTTCCTCTGCTCTAGAAAAATATTATAAAATACTATTTCGTTCCGTTGATAAACTATTTACCTTTTTAGGAACGGACCGAACCAAAATAGCTCCCTACCTTACCGATTTTGTTTCCGTAGAAGCCCAATCTTTGGCAAGGGAAGGTTACGGTTTTACGGTTCGTGATGCCAATGATTTGGGATTCACAGGAATTGCATGTCATGTTGTGGATTTGGGTGGGGCCAGTGTGGGAGGAGCTCTTCAACAAGCTTACACCATCATTTCCTCCAATCCCGACAGTATTGTGTTAGTTGCCGCGGCGGATGTTCCCAAATCCGTATTCAAACAAGTCTCCGATTTAAAAAGACTGACTGCAACGGTTTGCCACAAGGATTGGGAGATCCCTTACGGCTCCACGCTCATCGGACTGTATGCGATCCTCGCAGAAAGATTGATGAAAGATTCGGGAGTAAACTCGGAAGATTTTGAAAAGATTACAAAGTGTTTCCGGGAGAAAGCAATTTCCAATCCGCGCGCTTTCCAATTCGAAAAAGAACTAACCGACAAACAGCTTCGCAAACCCCTGGCAGGTCCTTACTCCACTCCTATGATCGCAATCGTAACGGATCACGGATTCGCAACTTTGATCACGACCGAAGCCAAAAAACAAGAGTTAATCGACAAAGGGATTATCAGAAAAGACGCTGAACATATTTATCTCTCCGGCGCGGGCCATGCTGCCCATACGGAATATTTCATTCAGAAAAAAGATCTGGCGAGTCCCGCAGCCATCGCCGCAGAACGCGCGTTTTCCCTTTCCGGCTGGGAGAGAGAAGATATCGATTATGCCTGGATCTACGATTGTTTTACAGGCATGATCATTAACCAGGCGAGTTTGTATTTCGGAAAACCGGTAAAAGAAGTGGCGGCCGGTTTGCATGAGGGAAAAATTCCTACAGGCAATAGACAAATTCCCATCAATTTGGGCGGAGGAATTTTGAATTATCAGGCTGCCATGTCCCTCTCCGGCGCCGCAGGACTAATCGACGTGGCAAGCCAATACGGTTTGGCGGTAGATCCGATTCCAGGCCGCTTGAGTGAACCGCCTAAGGTGAGTTTATTGGGAGGAAACGGAGGAATCGACAGTATCAATTCTGTGATTATTTTTTCCAAAGAAGCTCCCAAAAAAGGGAGACGTTCCGCACAACCCACGCGCAATTTGGGAGTCAACGTTCCCGATGCAAAAGACGGAGAAGATGGAGTGATTCTATCGGCAAGTGCCGTACATTTCAATCCTGGCGGAGAAAAAAAACCGCCTTATCTGCTTTG
The nucleotide sequence above comes from Leptospira kobayashii. Encoded proteins:
- a CDS encoding thiolase family protein is translated as MTPILLGVADTIESEFNAEEYKSSSALEKYYKILFRSVDKLFTFLGTDRTKIAPYLTDFVSVEAQSLAREGYGFTVRDANDLGFTGIACHVVDLGGASVGGALQQAYTIISSNPDSIVLVAAADVPKSVFKQVSDLKRLTATVCHKDWEIPYGSTLIGLYAILAERLMKDSGVNSEDFEKITKCFREKAISNPRAFQFEKELTDKQLRKPLAGPYSTPMIAIVTDHGFATLITTEAKKQELIDKGIIRKDAEHIYLSGAGHAAHTEYFIQKKDLASPAAIAAERAFSLSGWEREDIDYAWIYDCFTGMIINQASLYFGKPVKEVAAGLHEGKIPTGNRQIPINLGGGILNYQAAMSLSGAAGLIDVASQYGLAVDPIPGRLSEPPKVSLLGGNGGIDSINSVIIFSKEAPKKGRRSAQPTRNLGVNVPDAKDGEDGVILSASAVHFNPGGEKKPPYLLCAVTTNSGSMLLTNLFSAAGEEIKSADTIEIGKTKVKLKIQNGILQSHLI